The segment CAGGTTCAGTGACTCCAGCAACGACGTGGGCATTGGTCAGGACGAAGCCTTCGCCGACAAAGAAACCTGAGCCAGAAAGACTGGTTCTGCACTCCGGTGCTAGACCAACAACGCGAGCAACGGAACTCGATGACTGCTGAATGACCGGTGATTTCACGAGTGAGTCATCGGGCGCAGAGACTTCGGGGCCGACAATTTCAGCCAATGTTGAGAAGACTCGCGGCAGCGCACCCTCGCCAACCGCATCACGCAGGTGAATGAAGGCATCACGCACCTGATCCGGAACGATCGCATCCAAGGTGGTGACCACCTTGGACTGCTGAATCATTGATGTCGCCTCAGTTCGCGGCAGCATCGCAATGGCGCTCGCCAAGATCCAGATCATCACTGCGAGCGCAAGCACATTGAGCGCAGCGCCAAGGATGTTGTCGACCAGCCTTGCTGGTTGCCAGGTGATGGCATCGCGCAGCCAACGGCCGAATATGGAAGTCAAAGCCTGCCCCAGCAGTGCGGAAAGCAGGATTGCGCCCATCAGGATGACGGCACGCATCACGCCTTCGCTGACCCGTGCAGAGATCACTTCTGGCAGCAGGAATGCCGCAAGCAGGCCGCCGCCAAGGAAGCCAGCAAAGGAAAGCATCCCGGCAACAAAGCCCTGACGCCATCCAGCCCAGGCAAAGACGACGACTG is part of the Actinomycetota bacterium genome and harbors:
- a CDS encoding MarP family serine protease, which translates into the protein MTLVDWVLIGAVVVFAWAGWRQGFVAGMLSFAGFLGGGLLAAFLLPEVISARVSEGVMRAVILMGAILLSALLGQALTSIFGRWLRDAITWQPARLVDNILGAALNVLALAVMIWILASAIAMLPRTEATSMIQQSKVVTTLDAIVPDQVRDAFIHLRDAVGEGALPRVFSTLAEIVGPEVSAPDDSLVKSPVIQQSSSSVARVVGLAPECRTSLSGSGFFVGEGFVLTNAHVVAGVTEPEVQVGGQRWPASVVYFDPKLDVAALRIDAISVPALALRTAPPESGSDAVAIGYPGGGDLQILPARIRTLVNARGDDIYGKSGVQRQVITFRGNVIPGDSGGPLLAPDGAVLGMVFGSGIGDASTGFAIASSELKPAIVSGSKAREAVNTGSCVVRE